The following coding sequences are from one Sciurus carolinensis chromosome 11, mSciCar1.2, whole genome shotgun sequence window:
- the LOC124960321 gene encoding olfactory receptor 1013-like — MPRGNRTVTKFILLGFTTDPVMQLVLFAAFLIMYVLTVAGNATLILLICNDARLHTPMYFFIGNLSFLDLWLSCVYIPKILAICISDDKSISFAGCLAQFFFSAGLDYTECYLLAAMAYDRYVAISKPLLYSQAMSIKLGVFFVIASYLGGFINSSIITKKTFSFDFCNDNVIDDFFCDLLPLVKLACGRTEGYQALMYFLLSSNVITPIALILASYLFIIATILRIRSTQGRLKAFSTCSSHLVSVTLYYGSILYIYSRPQTSYSLDTDKIVSTFYTVVFPMLNPLIYSLRNKDVKGALNKLFK; from the coding sequence ATGCCGAGGGGAAATCGCACAGTGACCAAGTTCATCCTGCTGGGCTTCACAACAGACCCCGTGATGCAGCTGGTCCTCTTTGCAGCCTTCCTCATCATGTACGTTTTGACTGTGGCAGGAAACGCCACCCTCATACTGCTGATCTGTAATGACGCCAGGCTCCACACGCCCATGTATTTTTTCATTGGAAACCTGTCCTTTCTGGATCTCTGGTTGTCCTGTGTCTACATTCCAAAGATCCTAGCAATCTGCATCTCCGATGATAAAAGCATCTCCTTTGCTGGTTGCCTGGCTCAGTTCTTCTTTTCTGCTGGGCTGGACTATACTGAGTGTTACCTGCTGGCTGCCATGGcttatgaccgctatgtggccatctcaAAGCCACTGCTTTATTCTCAGGCCATGTCCATAAAACTAGGTGTGTTTTTTGTCATAGCCTCATATCTTGGTGGCTTTATTAACTCTTCTATCATCACCAAGAaaactttctcctttgatttctgTAATGACAACGTCATTGATGACTTTTTCTGTGACTTGCTTCCCCTGGTGAAGCTGGCCTGTGGCAGGACAGAGGGCTACCAGGCTCTGATGTACTTTCTCCTGAGCTCCAACGTCATCACCCCCATCGCCCTCATCCTGGCCTCCTACCTCTTCATCATCGCCACCATCCTGAGGATCCGCTCCACCCAGGGCCGCCtcaaggccttctccacctgctcctcccacctggtCTCTGTCACCTTGTACTATGGCTCCATCCTCTACATCTACTCTCGCCCCCAAACTAGCTACTCTTTGGACACGGACAAAATCGTCTCTACCTTTTACACTGTGGTCTTCCCCATGTTGAATCCCttgatctacagcctgaggaataAGGATGTGAAAGGGGCTCTGAACAAACTCTTCAAATGA
- the LOC124959092 gene encoding olfactory receptor 9G4-like produces MEIGNRTVLTEFILLGISTDPRLQSILFGIFLIIYLLTLSGNMTLVILIKIDSRLHTPMYYLIGSLSFLDFWYTSVYTPQLLALCVSEDKRISLAGCGAQFFMSAIVAYTECYLLAAMSYDRHAAICKPLLYSGTMSASVCTGLVAGSYTGGFLNAIAHTANTFRLSFCGRNVIDHFLCDVLPLVKMSCTDTRVYVIILSTIVGFTVLSCLLAILISYFNILLAILRIRSASGRRKAFSTCASHLVSVMLFYGSLLFVYARPSSSYSLERDKLAALLYTVINPLLNPVIYSFRNKDVKEAFRKAILSIRPHA; encoded by the coding sequence ATGGAAATAGGAAATCGCACTGTCCTGACTGAATTCATCTTGTTGGGCATCTCCACAGATCCCCGGTTGCAGTCGATTCTCTTTGGAATATTTCTGATAATCTATTTGCTAACCTTGTCAGGGAACATGACCCTGGTTATTTTAATCAAGATTGATTCCCGCCTTCATACACCTATGTACTATTTGATTGGCAGTCTCTCTTTTTTGGATTTCTGGTACACTTCGGTATATACCCCTCAACTTTTGGCTCTGTGTGTCTCAGAAGATAAGCGCATTTCCTTGGCTGGATGTGGGGCTCAGTTTTTCATGTCTGCTATTGTGGCCTACACCGAGTGCTACCTCCTGGCAGCCATGTCCTACGACCGCCATGCAGCTATTTGTAAGCCGTTACTTTATTCAGGCACCATGTCTGCTTCTGTTTGCACTGGGCTTGTTGCTGGCTCCTACACAGGAGGCTTTCTGAATGCCATAGCCCATACCGCTAACACCTTCCGCCTGAGTTTCTGTGGTAGAAATGTCATCGATCACTTTTTATGTGATGTGCTGCCGTTGGTGAAAATGTCCTGCACAGACACTCGGGTCTACGTGATAATCCTTTCCACTATTGTGGGCTTCACTGTCCTCTCCTGCTTGCTCGCCATCCTCATCTCCTACTTCAACATCCTCCTGGCCATCCTGAGGATCCGCTCAGCCTCGGGAAGGCGCAAGGCATTCTCCACCTGTGCTTCCCACCTGGTCTCGGTCATGCTCTTCTATGGCTCCTTGCTCTTCGTATACGCAAGACCCAGTTCCAGCTACTCACTGGAGAGAGACAAATTGGCCGCCCTGCTCTACACCGTCATCAACCCTCTGCTCAACCCTGTTATCTACAGCTTCAGAAACAAAGACGTCAAAGAGGCCTTCAGGAAAGCAATTCTGTCCATAAGACCACATGCATGA